A single Gambusia affinis linkage group LG22, SWU_Gaff_1.0, whole genome shotgun sequence DNA region contains:
- the LOC122825837 gene encoding trans-L-3-hydroxyproline dehydratase, translated as MELQLPPHEGVELSVVDMHTGGEPLRIIVAGYPEVRGDSVLSKRRYAREHLDHLRKVLMFEPRGHYDMYGALIVDSETPEADLGVLFMHNEGYSTMCGHAVIALGRFAVDYKLVKEPLSPETQVNIHCPCGLVKAFVEYSAGKTGAVRFLSVPAFAFATDVTVTVEGFGEVMVDISYGGAFYAFVDAQRFGLDVKQSRTRDLVDAATAVTRAIKSQVKLHHPVSDDLAFLYGTILTDGRDQFSPEPTANICVFAEAQVDRSPTGSGVTARVALQYHKGLIQLNQTRTFQSGATGSQFTGKAVEETRCGDFRAVVVEVAGRAFYTGVSRFVQEPQDELTHGFLLK; from the exons atggagctgcagcttcctcCTCATGAGGGAGTCGAGCTCTCTGTGGTCGACATGCACACAGGAGGGGAACCTCTCCGCATCATTGTCGCCGGCTacccagaggtcagaggtgacAGTGTGCTCTCAAAGCGCAGGTACGCCCGCGAACACCTGGACCACCTCAGGAAGGTGCTGATGTTCGAACCCCGGGGTCACTACGACATGTACGGGGCCTTGATCGTGGACAGCGAGACGCCCGAGGCCGACCTGGGGGTGCTGTTCATGCACAACGAGGGCTACAGCACGATGTGCGGACATGCCGTCATCGCCCTGGGTCGCTTCGCCGTGGACTACAAGCTGGTGAAGGAGCCGCTGTCGCCGGAGACACAGGTGAACATCCACTGCCCCTGTGGGCTGGTGAAGGCCTTTGTGGAGTACTCTGCTGGTAAAACAGGAGCGGTGAGGTTTCTGAGTGTGCCGGCGTTTGCCTTTGCAACAG ATGTGACGGTGACAGTAGAGGGGTTTGGTGAGGTGATGGTGGACATCAGCTACGGAGGCGCTTTTTACGCCTTTGTTGATGCACAGAGGTTTGGTCTGGATGTGAAGCAGTCCAGGACTCGGGATCTGGTGGACGCAGCAACGGCGGTGACCAGAGCTATTAAATCCCAG GTGAAGCTGCACCATCCAGTTAGCGACGACCTGGCGTTCCTTTACGGCACCATCCTCACAGACGGCAGAGACCAGTTCTCACCTGAGCCCACCGCCAACATCTGCGTGTTCGCCGAAGCTCAG GTGGACCGAAGCCCTACTGGTTCGGGTGTTACAGCTCGAGTTGCTCTTCAGTACCACAAAGGTCTCATCCAGCTGAACCAGACCAGGACGTTTCAGAGCGGCGCCACCGGATCCCAGTTTACAGGAAAAGCTGTTGAG GAGACCAGATGCGGAGACTTCAGGGCAGTTGTGGTGGAAGTAGCCGGCCGTGCTTTCTACACCGGAGTTTCACGCTTCGTCCAGGAGCCGCAAGACGAGCTGACCCACGGGTTTCTGCTGAAGTGA